A segment of the Fusobacterium ulcerans genome:
AGATAATTCCTGGAAAAGATTATTCAAAATTATTTAGAGAAAATATGATAAATGTTGGAGAAGTACAAAAGTACCTTGTAGATAATCCAGGAGCAGTTGGAGAGATACTTCCAGATCTTGAATTTAGAGTAAATGGAGAAAAAACAGGAATGCTTTTGGATTTGATACATGATTCTAAATATGTAAACAGAATACTTAAAGGTGAAAATGTAGCATTAATATCAGAAAAAGATTATTACCTTGCTCTTGGAGATAATACTAATGGAAGTTATGATTCAAGAATGTGGGGATTTGTAAGTGAAGACAGGATAAAAGGAGAAGCTTTTGTAAGATTCTGGCCGTTGAACAGAATAAAGCTTTTGAAATAGGAGTAAAAATTGATAGAAAAATTAATTGATAGAAAAAATCTTTCAGAAATAGCTGAAATGGAAAAAGAGATATTTTGTAATACAGCATTTTCAGAAAAACAACTGGAAGAGATGGAAGAAATAGATAGATATAGATTTCTTATTGTAAAAAAAGAAGAAAAAATAGCAGGTTATGTGATACTTTATGATAGTGTTGATGTGTGGGAAATAATGAAAATTGCAGTAAAAAAAGAGCATAGAAGAGAAGGTGTTGGGGAAGAACTTTTAAATTATATTTCATCTCTTGGACAGATACCTATAATGCTTGAAGTTAGAGAAAATAATACAGGAGCTATAGAATTTTACAAGAAAAATGGTTTTGAACAGATAGCTACCAGAAAAAACTATTATACTGATACAGGGGAAGCAGCTTACATAATGGTCAAAAATTGATTAATTGATGAAATAGTTTTGTATTATCAAAAATTATGAAAACAAAAACCTATAAATATATAAAAAGGATGGTAAATAAAAAATGAATATGAACATTTATTCAAACCCTTTAGCAGAAAGATATAGTTCAAAGGAGATGCTTGAGAATTTTTCACCTGACAAAAAATTCTCTACTTGGAGAAAGCTTTGGATAGCTTTAGCTGAATCTGAAAAGGAACTAGGATTGCACATAACTGATGAACAGATAGAAGAAATGAAAGCTAATATCTATAATATTGATTATGAACTTGCAGCAAAAAAAGAGTCTGAATTTAGACATGATGTAATGGCACATGTACATACATTTGGGACACAAGCTCCAAAAGCTATGCCTATAATCCACCTTGGTGCTACAAGTGCATTTGTAGGAGATAATACAGATCTTATCCAAATAAAAGATGGACTTGATATAGTTAAAACTAAACTTGTAAATGTAATATCTGAAATGTCAAAATTTGCTGTGGAGTACAAAGATCTTCCAACATTAGGATTTACTCATTTTCAAGCAGCACAATTAACTACAGTAGGAAAAAGAGCCACTCTATGGCTTCAAAGTCTTCTTCTTGACTTGGAAGAACTTGAATTCAGAG
Coding sequences within it:
- the rimI gene encoding ribosomal protein S18-alanine N-acetyltransferase, with product MIEKLIDRKNLSEIAEMEKEIFCNTAFSEKQLEEMEEIDRYRFLIVKKEEKIAGYVILYDSVDVWEIMKIAVKKEHRREGVGEELLNYISSLGQIPIMLEVRENNTGAIEFYKKNGFEQIATRKNYYTDTGEAAYIMVKN